One Tenrec ecaudatus isolate mTenEca1 chromosome 12, mTenEca1.hap1, whole genome shotgun sequence DNA segment encodes these proteins:
- the LOC142423221 gene encoding uncharacterized protein LOC142423221 isoform X2: MMVSKNREGTDIMKKMAKGLCSVDGDRPQEKKSKPQILKPVTFEDVTVVFSEAEWMTLSSEQKTLYRDVMLESYRNLLSVEPQSEICPCSSCLLALSCQQFLSQHVLQIFPGLCADDHFHPGESSLGPQKQPEHQDSDESCRNENTQGQDQEDVSKPWCESIGEREISSAFCSPAGRQPASSREGNTVVGMEANSVHTAEKDVETDKGLKELETSIFETVSYREEGPDYFLKSNFPTNQRALFWVKPHVCSECGRGFIHKSSLLIHQRTHLEEKPHVCSECGRGFIQKSSLVIHQRTHSGEKPHVCTECGRGFAQRPHLLRHQRSHTGEKPYVCLQCGRGFSRKSNLIRHQRGHTGEKPYVCLECGRGFSHKSNLIRHQGGHSGEKPHVCKVCARDFMPKPSLLIDQREHSREKPHVCEECGRGFNYKSTLILHQRKHSGEKPYLCLGCGRRFSHKSNLIRHQRTHSEEKTDVCKESAPDFLPESSLLIEPRVHSKEKPHVCEECGRGYNFRSALIIHQRKHSGEKPYLCLECGQSFSQKSNLIRHQRTHSEKLDVCKECARDFVPKSSFLIEQRKPTREKKPYICKECGRGFRSKSNLIIHQRKHSGEKPFLCLECGRAFSHKSNLNRHQRTHSGEKPDVYKECAQNFVLESSLLIEQRKRIREKPHVCKECGQGFSYKSVLILHQRKHSGEKPYVCLECRRGFSHKSNLIRHQWTHSVEKPYVCKECGRGFISKQRLIRHQHTHSREVCLQ, from the exons AAACCAGTTACATTTGAAGATGTCACTGTGGTCTTCTCGGAGGCAGAATGGATGACACTGAGCTCTGAGCAGAAGACCCTGTACAGAGACGTGATGCTGGAGAGTTACAGGAATCTGCTCTCCGTGG aaccACAGTCAGAAATCTGCCCCTGTTCCTCCTGCCTCTTGGCTCTCTCCTGTCAGCAGTTCCTCAGCCAGCATGTGCTGCAGATCTTCCCCGGCTTGTGTGCAGACGATCACTTCCATCCAGGAGAGTCCAGCCTGGGGCCCCAGAAGCAGCCAGAGCATCAGGATTCTGATGAGAGCTGCAGGAATGAAAACACTCAAGGTCAGGACCAAGAAGACGTCTCCAAACCCTGGTGTGAAAGTATAGGGGAGAGAGAGATCTCAAGCGCATTCTGCAGCCCAGCTGGGAGACAGCCAGCAAGCTCAAGAGAAGGCAACACAGTGGTAGGAATGGAGGCCAACTCAGTCCACAcagcagaaaaggatgtggaaacaGATAAAGGGTTGAAAGAATTAGAAACTTCAATATTTGAAACAGTCAGCTATAGAGAGGAGGGACCAGACTATTTCCTGAAATCAAACTTCCCCACAAACCAGAGAGCCCTTTTCTGGGTTAAGCCACATGTGTGCAGTGAGTGTGGGCGAGGCTTTATCCATAAGTCCTCTCTCCTCATACATCAGAGGACACACttagaggaaaagccacatgtgtGCAGTGAGTGTGGACGGGGCTTTATCCAGAAGTCCTCTCTAGTCATACATcagaggacacactcaggggagaagccacatgtgtgCACTGAATGTGGGAGAGGCTTTGCCCAGAGACCGCATCTTCTTAGGCATCAGAGGTCACACACAGGAGAGAAACCTTATGTGTGTCTCCAATGTGGGCGAGGCTTTAGCCGCAAGTCAAATCTCATCAGACACCAGAGGGGACACACAGGAGAGAAACCTTATGTGTGTCTTGAATGTGGGCGAGGCTTTAGCCACAAGTCAAATCTCATCAGACACCAGGGTGGGCACTccggggagaagccacatgtgtgCAAGGTATGTGCACGAGACTTTATGCCAAAACCAAGTCTTCTTATAGACCAGAGGGAACACtcaagggagaagccacatgtgtgTGAGGAGTGTGGACGGGGTTTTAACTACAAGTCAACTCTCATCTTACACCAGAGGAAACACTCAGGAGAGAAACCTTACCTGTGTCTGGGATGTGGGCGAAGATTTAGCCACAAGTCGAATCTCATCAgacaccagaggacacactccgaggagaagacagatgtgtgtaagGAGAGTGCACCAGACTTTCTGCCAGAATCAAGTCTCCTTATAGAGCCGAGGGTGCACtcaaaggagaagccacatgtgtgTGAGGAGTGTGGACGGGGCTATAACTTCAGGTCTGCACTCATCATACACCAGAGGAAGCACTCGGGGGAGAAGCCTTACCTGTGTCTGGAATGTGGGCAGAGCTTTAGCCAGAAGTCAAATCTCATCAgacaccagaggacacactcagAGAAGCTAGATGTCTGCAAGGAATGTGCACGAGACTTTGTGCCAAAATCCAGCTTCCTTATCGAGCAGAGGAAACCCACCAGGGAGAAGAAGCCATACATTTGTAAGGAGTGTGGACGAGGTTTTAGGAGCAAATCAAATCTCATCATACACCAGAGGAAACACTCAGGAGAGAAGCCTTTCTTGTGTCTGGAATGTGGACGGGCCTTTAGCCACAAGTCAAATCTCAACAGACACCAAAGGACACACTCGGGAGAGAAGCCAGATGTGTACAAGGAGTGTGCTCAAAACTTTGTTCTGGAATCAAGTCTCCTTATAGAGCAAAGGAAACGCataagggagaagccacatgtgtgTAAGGAGTGTGGGCAAGGTTTTAGCTACAAGTCAGTTCTCATCTTACACCAGAGGAAACACTCGGGGGAGAAACCTTATGTGTGTCTGGAATGTCGGCGAGGCTTTAGCCACAAGTCAAATCTCATCAGACACCAGTGGACACACTCGGTGGAGAAGCCCTATGTGTGCAAGGAGTGTGGGCGAGGATTTATCTCTAAGCAGCGGCTCATTAGACATCAGCACACTCATTCCAGAGAAGTGTGTTTGCAGTGA
- the LOC142423221 gene encoding uncharacterized protein LOC142423221 isoform X1: MMVSKNREGTDIMKKMAKGLCSVDGDRPQEKKSKPQILKPVTFEDVTVVFSEAEWMTLSSEQKTLYRDVMLESYRNLLSVGEEPQSEICPCSSCLLALSCQQFLSQHVLQIFPGLCADDHFHPGESSLGPQKQPEHQDSDESCRNENTQGQDQEDVSKPWCESIGEREISSAFCSPAGRQPASSREGNTVVGMEANSVHTAEKDVETDKGLKELETSIFETVSYREEGPDYFLKSNFPTNQRALFWVKPHVCSECGRGFIHKSSLLIHQRTHLEEKPHVCSECGRGFIQKSSLVIHQRTHSGEKPHVCTECGRGFAQRPHLLRHQRSHTGEKPYVCLQCGRGFSRKSNLIRHQRGHTGEKPYVCLECGRGFSHKSNLIRHQGGHSGEKPHVCKVCARDFMPKPSLLIDQREHSREKPHVCEECGRGFNYKSTLILHQRKHSGEKPYLCLGCGRRFSHKSNLIRHQRTHSEEKTDVCKESAPDFLPESSLLIEPRVHSKEKPHVCEECGRGYNFRSALIIHQRKHSGEKPYLCLECGQSFSQKSNLIRHQRTHSEKLDVCKECARDFVPKSSFLIEQRKPTREKKPYICKECGRGFRSKSNLIIHQRKHSGEKPFLCLECGRAFSHKSNLNRHQRTHSGEKPDVYKECAQNFVLESSLLIEQRKRIREKPHVCKECGQGFSYKSVLILHQRKHSGEKPYVCLECRRGFSHKSNLIRHQWTHSVEKPYVCKECGRGFISKQRLIRHQHTHSREVCLQ; the protein is encoded by the exons AAACCAGTTACATTTGAAGATGTCACTGTGGTCTTCTCGGAGGCAGAATGGATGACACTGAGCTCTGAGCAGAAGACCCTGTACAGAGACGTGATGCTGGAGAGTTACAGGAATCTGCTCTCCGTGGGTGAGG aaccACAGTCAGAAATCTGCCCCTGTTCCTCCTGCCTCTTGGCTCTCTCCTGTCAGCAGTTCCTCAGCCAGCATGTGCTGCAGATCTTCCCCGGCTTGTGTGCAGACGATCACTTCCATCCAGGAGAGTCCAGCCTGGGGCCCCAGAAGCAGCCAGAGCATCAGGATTCTGATGAGAGCTGCAGGAATGAAAACACTCAAGGTCAGGACCAAGAAGACGTCTCCAAACCCTGGTGTGAAAGTATAGGGGAGAGAGAGATCTCAAGCGCATTCTGCAGCCCAGCTGGGAGACAGCCAGCAAGCTCAAGAGAAGGCAACACAGTGGTAGGAATGGAGGCCAACTCAGTCCACAcagcagaaaaggatgtggaaacaGATAAAGGGTTGAAAGAATTAGAAACTTCAATATTTGAAACAGTCAGCTATAGAGAGGAGGGACCAGACTATTTCCTGAAATCAAACTTCCCCACAAACCAGAGAGCCCTTTTCTGGGTTAAGCCACATGTGTGCAGTGAGTGTGGGCGAGGCTTTATCCATAAGTCCTCTCTCCTCATACATCAGAGGACACACttagaggaaaagccacatgtgtGCAGTGAGTGTGGACGGGGCTTTATCCAGAAGTCCTCTCTAGTCATACATcagaggacacactcaggggagaagccacatgtgtgCACTGAATGTGGGAGAGGCTTTGCCCAGAGACCGCATCTTCTTAGGCATCAGAGGTCACACACAGGAGAGAAACCTTATGTGTGTCTCCAATGTGGGCGAGGCTTTAGCCGCAAGTCAAATCTCATCAGACACCAGAGGGGACACACAGGAGAGAAACCTTATGTGTGTCTTGAATGTGGGCGAGGCTTTAGCCACAAGTCAAATCTCATCAGACACCAGGGTGGGCACTccggggagaagccacatgtgtgCAAGGTATGTGCACGAGACTTTATGCCAAAACCAAGTCTTCTTATAGACCAGAGGGAACACtcaagggagaagccacatgtgtgTGAGGAGTGTGGACGGGGTTTTAACTACAAGTCAACTCTCATCTTACACCAGAGGAAACACTCAGGAGAGAAACCTTACCTGTGTCTGGGATGTGGGCGAAGATTTAGCCACAAGTCGAATCTCATCAgacaccagaggacacactccgaggagaagacagatgtgtgtaagGAGAGTGCACCAGACTTTCTGCCAGAATCAAGTCTCCTTATAGAGCCGAGGGTGCACtcaaaggagaagccacatgtgtgTGAGGAGTGTGGACGGGGCTATAACTTCAGGTCTGCACTCATCATACACCAGAGGAAGCACTCGGGGGAGAAGCCTTACCTGTGTCTGGAATGTGGGCAGAGCTTTAGCCAGAAGTCAAATCTCATCAgacaccagaggacacactcagAGAAGCTAGATGTCTGCAAGGAATGTGCACGAGACTTTGTGCCAAAATCCAGCTTCCTTATCGAGCAGAGGAAACCCACCAGGGAGAAGAAGCCATACATTTGTAAGGAGTGTGGACGAGGTTTTAGGAGCAAATCAAATCTCATCATACACCAGAGGAAACACTCAGGAGAGAAGCCTTTCTTGTGTCTGGAATGTGGACGGGCCTTTAGCCACAAGTCAAATCTCAACAGACACCAAAGGACACACTCGGGAGAGAAGCCAGATGTGTACAAGGAGTGTGCTCAAAACTTTGTTCTGGAATCAAGTCTCCTTATAGAGCAAAGGAAACGCataagggagaagccacatgtgtgTAAGGAGTGTGGGCAAGGTTTTAGCTACAAGTCAGTTCTCATCTTACACCAGAGGAAACACTCGGGGGAGAAACCTTATGTGTGTCTGGAATGTCGGCGAGGCTTTAGCCACAAGTCAAATCTCATCAGACACCAGTGGACACACTCGGTGGAGAAGCCCTATGTGTGCAAGGAGTGTGGGCGAGGATTTATCTCTAAGCAGCGGCTCATTAGACATCAGCACACTCATTCCAGAGAAGTGTGTTTGCAGTGA
- the LOC142423221 gene encoding uncharacterized protein LOC142423221 isoform X3 produces the protein MTLSSEQKTLYRDVMLESYRNLLSVGEEPQSEICPCSSCLLALSCQQFLSQHVLQIFPGLCADDHFHPGESSLGPQKQPEHQDSDESCRNENTQGQDQEDVSKPWCESIGEREISSAFCSPAGRQPASSREGNTVVGMEANSVHTAEKDVETDKGLKELETSIFETVSYREEGPDYFLKSNFPTNQRALFWVKPHVCSECGRGFIHKSSLLIHQRTHLEEKPHVCSECGRGFIQKSSLVIHQRTHSGEKPHVCTECGRGFAQRPHLLRHQRSHTGEKPYVCLQCGRGFSRKSNLIRHQRGHTGEKPYVCLECGRGFSHKSNLIRHQGGHSGEKPHVCKVCARDFMPKPSLLIDQREHSREKPHVCEECGRGFNYKSTLILHQRKHSGEKPYLCLGCGRRFSHKSNLIRHQRTHSEEKTDVCKESAPDFLPESSLLIEPRVHSKEKPHVCEECGRGYNFRSALIIHQRKHSGEKPYLCLECGQSFSQKSNLIRHQRTHSEKLDVCKECARDFVPKSSFLIEQRKPTREKKPYICKECGRGFRSKSNLIIHQRKHSGEKPFLCLECGRAFSHKSNLNRHQRTHSGEKPDVYKECAQNFVLESSLLIEQRKRIREKPHVCKECGQGFSYKSVLILHQRKHSGEKPYVCLECRRGFSHKSNLIRHQWTHSVEKPYVCKECGRGFISKQRLIRHQHTHSREVCLQ, from the exons ATGACACTGAGCTCTGAGCAGAAGACCCTGTACAGAGACGTGATGCTGGAGAGTTACAGGAATCTGCTCTCCGTGGGTGAGG aaccACAGTCAGAAATCTGCCCCTGTTCCTCCTGCCTCTTGGCTCTCTCCTGTCAGCAGTTCCTCAGCCAGCATGTGCTGCAGATCTTCCCCGGCTTGTGTGCAGACGATCACTTCCATCCAGGAGAGTCCAGCCTGGGGCCCCAGAAGCAGCCAGAGCATCAGGATTCTGATGAGAGCTGCAGGAATGAAAACACTCAAGGTCAGGACCAAGAAGACGTCTCCAAACCCTGGTGTGAAAGTATAGGGGAGAGAGAGATCTCAAGCGCATTCTGCAGCCCAGCTGGGAGACAGCCAGCAAGCTCAAGAGAAGGCAACACAGTGGTAGGAATGGAGGCCAACTCAGTCCACAcagcagaaaaggatgtggaaacaGATAAAGGGTTGAAAGAATTAGAAACTTCAATATTTGAAACAGTCAGCTATAGAGAGGAGGGACCAGACTATTTCCTGAAATCAAACTTCCCCACAAACCAGAGAGCCCTTTTCTGGGTTAAGCCACATGTGTGCAGTGAGTGTGGGCGAGGCTTTATCCATAAGTCCTCTCTCCTCATACATCAGAGGACACACttagaggaaaagccacatgtgtGCAGTGAGTGTGGACGGGGCTTTATCCAGAAGTCCTCTCTAGTCATACATcagaggacacactcaggggagaagccacatgtgtgCACTGAATGTGGGAGAGGCTTTGCCCAGAGACCGCATCTTCTTAGGCATCAGAGGTCACACACAGGAGAGAAACCTTATGTGTGTCTCCAATGTGGGCGAGGCTTTAGCCGCAAGTCAAATCTCATCAGACACCAGAGGGGACACACAGGAGAGAAACCTTATGTGTGTCTTGAATGTGGGCGAGGCTTTAGCCACAAGTCAAATCTCATCAGACACCAGGGTGGGCACTccggggagaagccacatgtgtgCAAGGTATGTGCACGAGACTTTATGCCAAAACCAAGTCTTCTTATAGACCAGAGGGAACACtcaagggagaagccacatgtgtgTGAGGAGTGTGGACGGGGTTTTAACTACAAGTCAACTCTCATCTTACACCAGAGGAAACACTCAGGAGAGAAACCTTACCTGTGTCTGGGATGTGGGCGAAGATTTAGCCACAAGTCGAATCTCATCAgacaccagaggacacactccgaggagaagacagatgtgtgtaagGAGAGTGCACCAGACTTTCTGCCAGAATCAAGTCTCCTTATAGAGCCGAGGGTGCACtcaaaggagaagccacatgtgtgTGAGGAGTGTGGACGGGGCTATAACTTCAGGTCTGCACTCATCATACACCAGAGGAAGCACTCGGGGGAGAAGCCTTACCTGTGTCTGGAATGTGGGCAGAGCTTTAGCCAGAAGTCAAATCTCATCAgacaccagaggacacactcagAGAAGCTAGATGTCTGCAAGGAATGTGCACGAGACTTTGTGCCAAAATCCAGCTTCCTTATCGAGCAGAGGAAACCCACCAGGGAGAAGAAGCCATACATTTGTAAGGAGTGTGGACGAGGTTTTAGGAGCAAATCAAATCTCATCATACACCAGAGGAAACACTCAGGAGAGAAGCCTTTCTTGTGTCTGGAATGTGGACGGGCCTTTAGCCACAAGTCAAATCTCAACAGACACCAAAGGACACACTCGGGAGAGAAGCCAGATGTGTACAAGGAGTGTGCTCAAAACTTTGTTCTGGAATCAAGTCTCCTTATAGAGCAAAGGAAACGCataagggagaagccacatgtgtgTAAGGAGTGTGGGCAAGGTTTTAGCTACAAGTCAGTTCTCATCTTACACCAGAGGAAACACTCGGGGGAGAAACCTTATGTGTGTCTGGAATGTCGGCGAGGCTTTAGCCACAAGTCAAATCTCATCAGACACCAGTGGACACACTCGGTGGAGAAGCCCTATGTGTGCAAGGAGTGTGGGCGAGGATTTATCTCTAAGCAGCGGCTCATTAGACATCAGCACACTCATTCCAGAGAAGTGTGTTTGCAGTGA